A stretch of DNA from Serinibacter arcticus:
CCGCGAGGGCGTCGGTGCGGGCGGACGCGGTCAGGCCCGGGATGTGCTCGCCGGCGATGTCGACGGCGGCCGCGGGATCGGCGATCGTCGCCTCGACCCCGCGCAGCGTCGCGGCCACGAACGCGGCCCGCTGGGCGTCGGTCAGGTCGCTGGTGTCCGGGAGGGCCACCCCGACGCTCACGAGGGCCTCGGGCTCGAGCGCCCGCACGGGCAGGTCCGCGGCGGCCAGGCGAACGGCGTCGCCGTTCACGTAGCCCATGACGGCGTCGACCTGATCGGTCAGCAGCGCGGACGTCTGCGTGAACCCGATCGAGGCGATCGTCACGTCGTCCGGGGTGAGCCCCGCGCCGTCGAGCAGCGTCAGGAGCCCGAGGTAGGTCGCCCCGAACTCGCCGGGGACCCCGATCGTGAGCCCGGCGAGGTCAGCGGGCTCGGTGACGTCCGAGTCCTCGGGGACGAGCAGCGCCACCGGCGAGGTGTCGTACAGCGTGGTGATCTGCACCAGGTCGCCGCCCGCCGCGCGCTGGGCGAGGACCTCGTCCCCGCTCGCGACGACGAGGTCCTCCTCGCCCTGCTCGATCGCGGTGAACAGGCCCTCGTTGGCGCCGTGGTGGCGCAGCGTGACGTCGAACCCGGCCTCGTCGTAGTAGCCGTTGGCCTCGGCGACGTAGAAGGGGGCGAACTGGATGTCGGGGACGTAGGTGAGCCCGACGGTGACGGCGGTGGCCGCGCCGGTCCCGCCGTCGGAGGGTCGGAGGGGCTCGGGGTGCCGGACGGGTCGGACGCGGTCGAACAGGCGACCAGGACGAGCGCCGCGGCCGCGGACGCCGCGACGAGCAGGGACGTGCGGCGGGGGCGGGCGGGAACGATCACGGGGTTCTCCGGTGGGTCGGTGGGGCGGTGGGGTGCCGGTGCGGGTGCCGAGCCGTGCGGGGCTCGGCTCATCGCTCGGTCATCCGAGCGGCGCGCTGCTCGAGCAGGCGAACGATCGCGTAGGCGGTCATGGACGTGAGGGTGAGCACGACGAGGGTCGCGAAGAGGCCCGCCGTGTCGTTGCGGGTGCGCTGGGACTCGAGCAGTTGGCCGAGTCCTCGACCGCCGATGACGAACTCCCCGACGACGGCGCCCGTCATCGCCAGCGCGACCCCGGCCCGGAGGCCGGCGAGGAACTGGGGCAGGGCGAGCGGGGTCTCGATGTGGCGCAGCAGCCGCCAGGTGCCGGCACCGTCGACGCGCGCCGCGGCCAGCACCTCGGGGTCGAGCCCGCGCAGCCCGAGCGCCGTCGTGATCACGATCGGGAAGAAGACGAGCAGGGCGGCGAGCAGCGCCGTCGTTCCCGGTCCGTAGCCGAACCACAGGACGAGGAGCGGCGCGATCGCGACGGCGGGGATCGCCTGCGAGGCGGCGAGGTAGGGCTCCAGGGCGGCGGCCGCCGGGCGGGAGTGGACGATGAGCCACGCGAGCGGGAGGGCGACGACGACCGCGAGCAGCGCCCCCTGGGCCGCCACTCCCCCGGTCGCGCCGATGGCGGGCCAGAGATCACCGGTGGCGGCGAGCTCGCCCAGGGCGCGGACGACGGCGCTCGGCGCGGGGAGCAGGACCGCCCCCAGTCGCCCGGCCCCCCAGGTCCACGCGAGAAGGATCGCGACGGCGAGGACGACGGCGGGCAGCACGCCGGCGGCGCCCGCGGCACCCGCGGCCCTGTCTGTTCGCCTGGTCACTCGTCACCCTCCCGAAATCGCGTCATCGCGTTCCGGGGTGACGGGGTGCGCGAGCGCACCACGCGGGTGCACCGGACGGGCGCGCTGCGGGTGCAGCACGTCGCCGACGCACCTCGTGCTTCCTCCCATCCGGACTTTCACCGTCGGTCCTGGAGTTCCACCAGGTCAACCGCACCCGGTCCGAGGACTGGCCTCGTCTCAGGTGCGGGTCGCGGACTGTCACCGCCGGCTCGGACTTTCACCGACCCCGGAGCACGTGTGTGTTCTGGGAGCAGAATACCGCGTCGGCGACCGCTACCGTCGTCCACGGCGCGGAGTCGTCCGGTTCGTGGACGCCTCGATCCCGTCGTCGCGTTCACGCGGGCGGGGACCGCGCGGTCGAGACGGTCGAGAGAAGGAGCGGGCATGGCACGGGTCGGGATCATCGTCACGGACGGCTACTCGGTGGAGGACCCCGACGTCGACACCCCGCTGCTCCTCCCGGCGCTGCGCGAGCTCGGGCTGGACGCGGAGGCGACGGTCTGGCACGCCGACCTCGACTGGGCCGGCTACGACCTGCTCGTCCTCCGGAGCCCGTGGGACTACCCGCGACGGGTCGCGGAGTTCACCGCGTGGTTCGAGCGAGTCCAGCGGGTCACCCGGGTGCTGAACGAGCCGGCGCTCGTGCACTGGAACCTCGACAAGCGCTATCTCGCCGAGCTGGCCGAGCGCGGGATCGGCGTCGTCCCGACCTCGTACGCGACCACGACGGCCGAGGTCGCCGCGGCCCTGGCCCCCCACGGCGCCGGCTGGGTGGTGGTCAAGCCGTCCGTGTCGGCGGGGGCCCACGACACGGCACTGGTGCGGGCCGACTCCCCCGAGGCGGCCGAGCTCACCGGACGCATCGTCGGCCGCGGCGCGACCGTGATGGTGCAGCCCGAGGTGCCGGAGCTGTCGCACGGGGCCGAGAAGGCGCTGTACCTCGTCGACGGCGAGCTCACCCACGCCGTCGCGAAGGGCGCCCTGCTCGAGCGCGGGGGCGGCTTCATCGGCGGGGTCTACCAGGAGACGCCGCAGCTCGTGCCGACGACCGACGACGAGGTCGCCTTCGCCGGCGCGACGATGGCGGCCATCGCCGACGCGACCGGGTTGGAGACCCCGCTGTACGCGCGGATCGACACGGTGCTCAGCGCCGAGCACGGCCTGGTGCTGCTGGAGGCGGAGCTGTTCGAGCCGACGTTCAACCTCCACCTCGTGCCGGAGGTCGTCCAGCGCTTCGCGGCGGCCGTTGCCGCGCGGGTGTGAGTGCCGACCGGGGGTGATCACGGCCCAGCTGTGATTGGGGCCCAGCTGTGAGTACGGCCGGGCGCTGGTGGAGGGCGGCCGCCCGTCGTCAGTGGCGGTGCGCGCCCTCGGCGAGGCCGCGCAGGGCCTCGACCTCGGCGGCGGCGTCCTCGGCCTTGTAGACGGCCGACCCGGCGACGAACGTGTCGGCCCCCGCTTCGGCGGCGCGCTCGATCGTCTCGCGCGAGACCCCACCGTCGACCTGGATCCAGAGGTCGAGGTCCTGCTCGGTCACGGCCCGCCGCGCGGCGCGGATCTTCGGCAGCATCGAGTCCAGGAAGGACTGGCCACCGAAGCCGGGCTCGACGGTCATGATCAGGAGCATGTCGATCTCGGGCAGCAGCTCGAGGAACGGGTCCACCCCGGTCGTGGGACGCAGTGCCAGCCCGGCACGGGCACCCTGACGACGCAGCTCGCGCGCGAGTCGGATCGGCGCCGCGGCGGCCTCGGCGTGGAACGTCACGGACTGCGCCCCGGCCTCGGCGTAGGCGGGCGCCCACCGGTCGGGGTCGGCGATCATCAGGTGGATGTCGAGCGGGACCGGGCTCACGGGGAGGATCGCCTCGACCACCGGCAGACCCCACGTGAGGTTCGGCACGAAGTGGTTGTCCATCACGTCGACGTGGGCCCAGTCGGCCCCCGCGATCTTCGCGAGCTCGCCGCGCAGGTCGGAGACGTCGGAGTTCAGGATGCTCGGCGTGATTCGGATTCCCACACCGGCAGCCTAGTCGGCGGCGTCGTGAGCCGGTCGGGCTCATCGTCACGCTCCCAGCGGGTAGGCGTTCCACGTCTGCTCCGGCCGGGCCGACCAGGGTGACGTGATCCGGAACGGTCGCGACGGCCCCGGAGCGGTCGAGGACGTGCGTTCCACGACCCAGCGTCCGAGGTGGACGGCGTGGTGGTGGGCCGGACACAGCAGGCAGGTGTTGCCGCTGGTCGTCGGCCCGCCGGCCGCCCAGGTGATCACGTGGTGCCCCTCGGTCCAGGTCGGCGGGATCGGGCAGCCGGGGAACAGGCAGCCGCCGTCGCGGGCGATGAGGGCCTTGCGCAGCGCGGCAGGGACGAGCCGCTGCTTCGTTCCCAGGTCCAGGAGCTCGCTCCCACCCCCGAGCACGACGGGGATGACGTCGGCGTCGCACGCCAGCCGACGGAGCAGGCCCGCAGGGACGGGACCCGCGTGCGGCAGGAGGCCCTGACCGGTCCGCGCGGAGGTCGGGGCGTGCGGGCGCGTGTCTGCGGCACCTGGAGTCGGCAGATGTGGCGATGGGGTCGGGGTCGGGGTCGGGGTCGGGGACGGAGCAGGCGCCGAGTCGGATGCCGGTGGTGGCGGTTGGCCCGCCGCCTGTTGGACGGCGTCCGCCAGGCTGAGGCCCGTACGGACCTCGAGGTCGGCCAGCCCGATGGTGACGAGCAGCTGGGGCGGGAGGCCACCCACCGAGGGAAGGACAGCGCTGCGGAGGGCTGCCTGGCAGGCAGCCACCAGGGCGTCGAGTATGCGCTGGGGACGCGTGCGGTCGTCCCGGACGTCGGATCCCACCTCGGGGCGACGTGCCGTCGCGGCCGGTCCCGAGAGGGCCGGCGCGGACCGTGCTGGCGGCACGGACGGTGCCGACGGTACTGACGGCTCGCGCGGTACGAACGGAGCAGACGGCGGGGAGAGGACGGACGGCGTGGCGGGCTGCACCGGTGTCGGTACCGCGGCGCGCGGGTTGCTGCCGGCGTCGAACACCGTCATCAGAACCTCGGCCTGGACGGCGTCGGCCCAGATGTCGAGGTGGGTGAGGCCACGCCGGGTGGCACCCACCGTCACGCCCTGGCGACGGAGCGCGTCGCGTTCGCCGGGCTCGGCACCGTCCGGATCGAGCAGCGAGATCAGGCGCCTTCCCACGCGACGCAGGGTCTCGGGATCGAACGTCCTCGCGTAGCCGACGAGGGTTCGCTCGGCGTCGTCGACGACCTCGGCGGCGGCGACGTCCCGGATCTCGTCCGGCGCTCGCAGCACGACCTCGATTGCCTCGGGTCCGGGCGCAGCGGCGGCGCGACCCGAGGGATCCTCGGACGCGCTCTGCTCCCCGTCGGCGCTGCCGACGACGACCCCGCGCTCCGCGTCGTCCACTGTGCCCAGCCCGACCGCGAGGGAGGCCGCGATCGGTCGGAGCTCTCCCCCGGTCATCGCCCGTCGAGGGAGCACCGCGGAGGCCGCGCGGATCCGTCGTCGAGCCTCGTGTCCCGAGATGCGCAGCCGGGACCTGAGGAGGTCGCACCCCCGCCGGAACGGGACCTGCGGATCGCTGGTCGGTCGGACCGCCGGCGATTCGGACTCGACCGCACCGGCCGCCCGCACCTGGAGCCGGTACAGGACCCGGGCCACCTGCTCGACCCGCTCGGCGAGCTCGCACGCGTCCACCACGTCCCCCGCGTCGAGGGCGGCGGTCAGGACCGCCTCGGCCGCGCCGAGATCGGCGAGGCAGGCGTCGAGCCTGTCCTCGCAGTCGTCGCGGTGAGCGTTCGTCATCCTCGATTCTATCGAACACTTGTGCGTATTCCAAGATCTGCAGGCAAATCTACATCCACAGATTACTCACCAAGGAACCAGCACCTCGCGCGCCTGGGGACAGTCCACGCCCGCGCAGGCCTCCCGTTCGGGCCTGCCCCACCCGAGCCCGGGATCACCTCACCGAGGCATCGATCCAGTACCGCCGCTTGACCACCCCGTCGTCACCCGAAACCACGTCCTCGAGAACCCCGCCGCACCGCTCGATGACGGCGGCCGAGCCCTCGTTGTCGTCGTCGCACGTGACGAGCACGCGTGCGACCCCCAGATCGCCCAGGCGCTCGACGGAGAGCTGGAGCATCCGCGAGGCGTAGCCGCGGCGACGATGCTCGGGCGCCACGGCGTAGCCGACGTGCCCGCCGACGGCCAGCAGGTACGCGTTCAGCTCGTGTCGCACGGACACCCGACCGACCAGCACGCCGTCGACCTCGGCGACGAGGAAGTCGGATCGAACGCGTCCGGGAGGGAGATCGACGCCGTCGGCCTCGCGCTGCACCTGGGCCAGCAGGACGGGCCAGTCGCCGTCGGCGAGCAGGAAGGTGAACCCGTCCGCGCGCAGCTGCTCGTGGATCCGCCGGAGCACGACCTCGTCGGTCCCGGTCGGCGGCCGCAGGACCAGCCGGTCAGCGGCCGACGACCCCACGCCCACGACTCCCACCCGTCCGATCAGACCCGGCGCAGCAGCGCCAGGAACATCGCGTCGGTCCCGTGCCGGTGCGGCCAGAGCTGCACGTACGGTCCCGCCAGGCCCTCGACGGGCCGTCCGACCACCGCGTTCACCGCCGCGACCGCGTCCAGCACCTCGACGTCCTCCCGCGAACGGGTCACGGCTTCCACCACGGCGCGCGTCTCCGCGACGTGCGGCGAGCACGTCACGTACCCGACCACTCCCCCGGGTCGCGTCGCGTCCAGCGCGGCGTCCAGCAGCTCCCGCTGCAGCAGCGCGAGCGGCTTGAGGTCGGCGGGCGTCCGCCGCCACCGGGCCTCGGGTCGACGCCGGAGCGCCCCCAGGCCGGTGCACGGAGCGTCCACGAGGACGCGGTCGAACCGGCCCGGGTGGGCCGTGCCGAGCTCGCGACCGTCCCACTGCACGACGTCGAGGAGCTCGGGCGGCAGCGCCTTCACGCTGCGCTCCACCAGCCCCACGCGGTGCGGCTGGACCTCGCCGGCGACGAGCACGCTCGGTCGGTCCAGCGCCCCGAGCGCCGCGAGCTCGTCGGTCCGCTGGGCCAGCACGGCGCCCAGCAGCGCACTCTTGCCGCCGGGGCCGGCGCACACGTCGGCCCACTGCGAGTCCCCGTCGGTGACCGTGACGCCCGCGAGCGCGAGCGCGACGAGCTGGCTCCCCTCGTCCTGGACGCCCATCCGGCCCTGTCGCACGGCCGGCAGCGCGTCGGGGCTGCCGCCGGCCAGACGCCACGCCGTCGGGGCGAGGCCGGCCGGCGTCACCACCCCGTCCTCGACGGCGTCGGTCAGCTCGCGCTCGTCGACCAGGCCCGGCCGGGCGACCAGGGTCACCGCCGGGGCCGCGTTGTCGGCCTCGAGCAACGCGACGAGCTCGGCCTCGAGCCGGCCGGCCGGGGTACCGCCGTCGAGCGCCAGGCTCTCGCGGAGCGCCCGGACGATCCAGGCCGGGTGGGCCAGTCGCTGACCGAGCAGGTCGTCCGCATCGGTGGTGCGCTCGGCCATCCGACGCTCCCACTCGGCGGCGTCGGCGCGCGTCACCTGGCGCATGACGGCGTTCGCGAACGAGGCGGCGCCCGGCGACACGTTGGCGCGGACCAGGTCCACCGTCTCCGAGACGGCCGCGTGCTGCGCCACCCGCATCCCGAGCACCTGGTGCGCGCCCAGCCGGAGCGCGTCGAGGACGCCGGGGTCGATCGAGGTCAGCCCGCGGCTCGAGCACATCGCGAGGATCGCGTCGTAGCGACCGCGCAGCCGGAGCGTCCCGTAGGCGAGCTCGGTGGCGAAGCCGGCGTCGCGCCCGCTCAGTTCGCGCTCGGCCAGGAGGCCCGGGAGCACGAGGTTCGCGTACGCGTCGGACCCGGCGACGGCGCGCAGGACGTCGTAGGCCGCCTGCCGGGACGGGTCGATGCGCGTCGTCGCGCCGCGGCCGTTCCCGCCACGGGCACCGCCGGGACGCCCCCGACCCCGCTCGCCCGCGCCACCGCGCTCGTTCCGTCCGCCGCGCTCGCCCGCTCCGCGCTCAGCCACGGTCGACCCCCTCGAACGCCGACCCCTGTTCCAGCCGGGCGCCGCGCGCCCAGGCGGCCGCGGGCATCCACGCCTTGCCGGCCGGGGCGACCTCGCCGAGCAGCACCGGCGTCGTGCCGGTCCCCACGTGCACCTCGTTCTTGCCCGCCCGCACCTCACCCGGCGCGAGCGCGATCTCACCCGACACCGACGCCCCCGACACCACAGGCACCAGCACGACCGGCCCCACCTTCACCCGCGTCCCCGCGAGCACCGTCCACGCCCCAGGAGCCGGCGTCATCGACCGCACGAAGCGGTCGACGGCGACGGCGGGCAGGTGCCACGGCACCTGCGCGTGCGCGACCTCGAGCTTGGGGGCGAGGCTGACGCCGTCGTCGGGCTGCTCGGTCGGTGACGCCGACCCGTCCGCCAGCGCGTCCAGGCTCGCCAGCACGAGCGGGACGCCCGCGACCGAGAGCCGGTCCAGGAGGTCGCCGCTGGTGTCGCGCGGTCGGACGCCCTCGGTCATCGTCCCGATCACGGGACCGGTGTCGAGCCCCGTGGTCAGGCGGAACGTCGTCGCCCCCGTGATCTCGTCGCCGCTCCGCACCGCCCACTGCACGGGCGCGGCACCGCGCCACGCGGGCAGCAGCGAGAAGTGCAGGTTGATCCAGCCGTGCGTCGGCACGTCGAGCAGCGTGGCCGGGACGAGCGCGCCGTAGGCGACCACGACGGCGACGTCGAGCTCGAGCGCCTCGATCGCGGCCACCGCCTCGGGGGTCCGCAGGGTCGGCCACTCCAGGACGTCGATGCCGAGCTCACGAGCCGCGTCGGCGACGGGCGAGGGCTCCTCCGCGCCCCGGCGCGAGCGGCGGGCCGGCGGGCGGGTCAGCGCCGCGACCACGGTGTGGCGGGCGGCCAGCGCCCGGAGGGTCGGGACGGCGACGTCGGGGGTTCCGGCGAAGAGCACGCGCAGCGGTGAGGTCACCGGCGCAAGTCTAGGCGGGCGGATCGATCACGACGCCGAGGCCGGCGAGCTCCCGGCGCAGCGAGGCCGCGTCCGTGAAGACGTGACCGTGCAGCCCGAGAGCCCGGGCCGCCTCGACGTTCGCGAGGCGGTCGTCCACGAACAGGGCCCGCGCGGGTGCGACGTCGAACCGGTCGAGCAGGTGCTGGTAGATCGCGGGATCCGGCTTCACCAGACCCAGGTCGCCCGACACCACGATCGCCTCCAGCTCGTGCATCGCGGGCACGGCGACCCGTCCGTGGGGGAAGGTCTCCGACGACCAGTTCGTCAGGCCGAGCAGCCGGAGGCCGCGCGCCCGCATCTCGCCCACCAGCTCCGGCATGCCGGGGACCGGCCCGGTCAGCGTCGTGGCGAAGGCCTCCGCGTACCGCGCGAGGAAGCCGGCGTGCTGCGGCCACGCGGCGGCGACCTCCTCCTCCAGGGACGCCCAGGTCTCCCCCGCGTCCGCGCGGAGGTTCAGGGCGTGGAAGTCGATCTCGGCGGCGACGGCGTGCCACGCCTGGGCACTCAGGTGGGGGTGCGCGCGCTGCGGTTCCCAGTCGACCAGCACCTGGCCGAGGTCCAGCACGACGGTGTCGATCTCGCTCTCGCTGCTCACGGCATCCATCCTCACAGGTGCCGCGCGCCCCGTCGTCACGAGGTCGCAGGTCCGCCCGTCACAGGTCCCGAGGGTCGACGACGACCCGGACCGGGCCGCGCCGCTTGTGGGCGCTGCGCACCCCGAGCGCTTCCTTGACCGCGCGGGACAGGGCCGCGCCGTCCGCCAACGACGACCTCAGGAGCGCCCGGGACGGCTCGACGACGTCGTCCCCGTCCGCGCCGTCGTCCGTCCCCCAGAGCGATCCCGGCGGCGGCGTCGCGGCGGAGGCTCCCGCCGTCCCAGTCCCGCCGCCGGCACCAGCCCCCGACCCCGGGCGCACCGGTGCGGCCGGCACCGGGAACGGCCCGAGCACCTCCGCCCCCGGCGACGGCTCGAGCTCGGCGAGCAGGTCGGTGACGGCGTCGAGCGACCCTGTCGCCGTGACCACCCGCGCCGCGGGCGGGAATCGCAGCTCCGTGCGCTCGGCGAGCTCGCGGTGGGCGAACCCCTCCGCGTCCCACCGCACGAGCGCCTGCACCACCGCCGCGGTGCCGCCGCCCGCGACGACGACGCGGCCGCCGTCGCGCGCCGAACGCGCGAGCCAGGCCGCGGCGAACCAGCGCCGCAGCGCCTCCTCGCTCCCCGCCAGCCCGGGCAGCGACGTGGCGAGCGAGCCGTCCAGCAGCACGACGGCGGTGTACCCGCCCTCCGCCTCCGGCTCGGCGCCCGGGGTGGCCACGACGATCCGGGGCGCGTCGTTCACCCGGTCCACGACGCCGTGCCCCGACTCGCTCGCGAGGACCGGGATCTGCGGGAACGCGCGTCCGAGCTCCTCGGCGGTCCGCATCGAGCCGACACGCACGGCCCGCAGGCCCCCGAAGCCGCACTCCGGGCAGCGCCAGTCCTCGGCGCTCGTGCCGCACGCCCCGCAGACCGGAGGCCCCGCGGCGGGCATCGTCAGCGTGCCGCCGCACGCCGCGCAGCGCGCGGGGGTCCGGCACCGGCCGCAGGCGAGGTGGGGCAGGTAGCCGGCGCGCGGGGTCTGCACGAGCACGGGGCCGTGCGCGAGCCCCGCGCGCAGCGCCTCCCACACGGGGTCGGGATCCGGGCGTGGCCGCCGGGGCCGGAGCGGGCGAGGTCCTCGGCGTCGGGCGCGCTCACGCGCGGGGCGACCTCGCGCAGGCGCGAGCGCTCCGCCCGCAGCGAGACCGCCCACCCCGTCTCGACGAGGTGCTGCGACCACACCGAGCGCGACGGCGAGGCGAGCAGCACCGCGGCCCGCTCCGGGACCGCGCGGAGGGCGAGGACCTGGGCGGCGTGCGGGTAGGGCGAGCGCTGCTCGACGAGCGAGTCGTCGCCGTCGTCCCAGCAGACGACGAGGCCGAGGTCGACGAGCGGGGCCCAGGCGGCCGACCGGGTGCCGACGACGACCCGCGTCAGGCCCGTGAGCGCCCGCAGGTGAGCCCGCGCGCGCACGGACGGCCCGTCGCTCGCGACCAGTCGTCCGACCTCCTCGCCGAGCCGCTCGGCCAGGTACGGCACGAGCGCCTCGACGTCGCGCAGGTCGGGCACCACCACGAGCACCCCGCGCCCCGCGGCCCTCGTCGCCAGCGCCGCCTCGGCCAGCGCCTCGCGCCAGCGCGCGGGTCCGCCGACGACGCTCCACACCGCGCGCGGGGCCTCGCCCTCGCGGAGGCGGCGCAGCAGCGCCGGACCGCCGGGCACCTCGTCCCACGGGCTCGCGGGGTGCCCGACGTCAGCCCCCGCCCCCTCGGAGGTCCCGACGTCGGTGACCTCGATCTCGTCGGAGACCTCGCTCTCCTCGGCGGCCTCGCGCTCGACGGCGACCTCCGCCGCCCGCGCCGCCGCCTTCGCCACGGCCGCGAGCACGCCGGCCTCGGCGCGCGCGTGACGCGACGGCACCGCGAACCGCAGCACGTCGCTCAGCGTCCCGGCGTACCGGTCGGCGACCGCGCGCGCGAGCGCGAGCACGGGCGGCGTCAGGGTGACGACGGGCGAGACCAGGCGGCGCAGCGACGCCAGCCGGCGGCCGGTGTCGTCGGGGCCGAGGGCCCGGACGCCGAGGACCCAGCCGTCGCGCTCCCGACCGGCGAACGGCACCTTGACGCGGGTGCCGACGACGACCTCGTCCGGCCCGGCGGCGCCCGCCAGCTCGTCGGGCACCAGGTAGTCGAACTCGCGGTCCAGGTGCGGCAGCGGGACGTCGACGACGACCTGCGCCACCCGGGTGCCCGCGACCGGCGGCGGCGCCGGCGCGACGGCACGGCCCGCCGCCGGGACAGCGGCGTCGGGCACCCCGAACAGCGCGTCGCCCGGGGACGACGTCGGCGCCTCGTCCTCCCCCACGCTCACGGCGACGTCCGGCTACAGGGCGGAGCGCAGCGCGTCGGCGCGGTCGGTGCGCTCCCACGTGAACTCGGGCAGCTCGCGTCCGAAGTGGCCGTAGTTCGAGGTCAGCGCGTAGATCGGGCGCAGCAGGTCGAGCGCGTCGATGATGGCGGCCGGGCGGAGGTCGAAGACCTGCGAGATCGCGCGCGAGATCCCCTCGGCGCTCACGCCGGCCGCCTCGGTGCCGAACGTCTCCACGTACACGCCCACGGGGTGGGCGCGGCCGATCGCGTACGCGACCTGCACCTCGCAGCGACGCGCGAGTCCTGCGGCCACCACGTTCTTGGCCACCCAGCGCATCGCGTAGGCCGCCGAGCGGTCCACCTTCGAGGGGTCCTTGCCGGAGAACGCGCCGCCGCCGTGGCGGGCCATGCCGCCGTAGGTGTCGACGATGATCTTGCGACCGGTGAGGCCGGCGTCGCCCATCGGGCCGCCGAGCGTGAAGGCGCCCGTCGGGTTGACCAGGAGGCGCAGGCCGGAGACGTCGAGCCCCTCCGGCGCGTGCTCGGCCAGGACCGGGGCCAGCACCTGCTCGCGCAGCGCGACGGCGAGGTCGGCCTCGGTGAGGTCGGGCGAGTGCTGGGCGGAGATGACGACGGTGCCGACGGCGACGGGCCGGTCGCCGTCGTAGTCGATCGTCACCTGCGTCTTGCCGTCGGGGCGCAGCCCGTCGACGATCCCCTGCTTGCGGACGGCGCTGAGGCGCTCGGACAGGCGGTGGGCGAGGTGGATCGGCAGCGGCATGAGGGTCGGCGTCTCGTCGGCGGCGTACCCGAACATCAGGCCCTGGTCGCCGGCACCCTGCGCGTCGTAGGGGTCGACGGCGACGCCGTCGCGCACCTCGAGGGAGTCGGTCAGCCCCTGCTCGATCTCCTGGGACTGCTGACCGATCGAGAGCGAGACTCCGCAGGAGGAGCCGTCGAAGCCGACCTCCGACGAGGTGTACCCGATGCCGGAGATCACGTCCCTCACGAGCTTGGGCATCTCGACGTAGCCGGTCGTGTTGATCTCCCCGCGACGTGCACGAGGCCCGTGGTGACGAGCGTCTCGACGGCGACGTGGGCGTCACGGTCGGCCGCCAGCAGGGCGTCGAGGATGGAGTCGGAGACGAGGTCGCTCACCTTGTCGGGGTGGCCCTCGGTGACGGACTCGGAGGTGAAGCTGCGCAGGGTGGTCACAACGATCGAGGGTAGTGCAGCCCCCCGACATCCGACCGGTCAGCGGGGCAGGCGTCCCACGATGAGGTCGACCAGCCCGCGCGCGACCTCGTCCTTGGTGCCGGCGGCGCGGCCCACCTCGTCGCCCGCGGCGTCGAGCACGACGACGGCGTTGGGCACGTCGCCGAACCCGGTCGTGGCCCCGACGACGTTGACGGCGAGCAGGTCGGCGCCCTTGCGGATCGCCTTCGCCCGGCCGTGGGCCGCCGCGTCCTGCGCCGCGTCCCCGGTCTCGGCGGCGAAGCCGACGACGACCTGGCCCGCGCGGCGCGCGGCGACGAGGCCGGCGAGCACGTCCGGGTTCTCCACGAGGTGGATGACCAGGTCGTCCCCGGTCTTCTTGATCTTGGACCCCGCCGACGTGGTCGGCCGGT
This window harbors:
- a CDS encoding HAD family hydrolase, with product MSSESEIDTVVLDLGQVLVDWEPQRAHPHLSAQAWHAVAAEIDFHALNLRADAGETWASLEEEVAAAWPQHAGFLARYAEAFATTLTGPVPGMPELVGEMRARGLRLLGLTNWSSETFPHGRVAVPAMHELEAIVVSGDLGLVKPDPAIYQHLLDRFDVAPARALFVDDRLANVEAARALGLHGHVFTDAASLRRELAGLGVVIDPPA
- a CDS encoding methionyl-tRNA formyltransferase; the protein is MRVLFAGTPDVAVPTLRALAARHTVVAALTRPPARRSRRGAEEPSPVADAARELGIDVLEWPTLRTPEAVAAIEALELDVAVVVAYGALVPATLLDVPTHGWINLHFSLLPAWRGAAPVQWAVRSGDEITGATTFRLTTGLDTGPVIGTMTEGVRPRDTSGDLLDRLSVAGVPLVLASLDALADGSASPTEQPDDGVSLAPKLEVAHAQVPWHLPAVAVDRFVRSMTPAPGAWTVLAGTRVKVGPVVLVPVVSGASVSGEIALAPGEVRAGKNEVHVGTGTTPVLLGEVAPAGKAWMPAAAWARGARLEQGSAFEGVDRG
- a CDS encoding RsmB/NOP family class I SAM-dependent RNA methyltransferase is translated as MAERGAGERGGRNERGGAGERGRGRPGGARGGNGRGATTRIDPSRQAAYDVLRAVAGSDAYANLVLPGLLAERELSGRDAGFATELAYGTLRLRGRYDAILAMCSSRGLTSIDPGVLDALRLGAHQVLGMRVAQHAAVSETVDLVRANVSPGAASFANAVMRQVTRADAAEWERRMAERTTDADDLLGQRLAHPAWIVRALRESLALDGGTPAGRLEAELVALLEADNAAPAVTLVARPGLVDERELTDAVEDGVVTPAGLAPTAWRLAGGSPDALPAVRQGRMGVQDEGSQLVALALAGVTVTDGDSQWADVCAGPGGKSALLGAVLAQRTDELAALGALDRPSVLVAGEVQPHRVGLVERSVKALPPELLDVVQWDGRELGTAHPGRFDRVLVDAPCTGLGALRRRPEARWRRTPADLKPLALLQRELLDAALDATRPGGVVGYVTCSPHVAETRAVVEAVTRSREDVEVLDAVAAVNAVVGRPVEGLAGPYVQLWPHRHGTDAMFLALLRRV
- a CDS encoding primosomal protein DnaI is translated as MPAAGPPVCGACGTSAEDWRCPECGFGGLRAVRVGSMRTAEELGRAFPQIPVLASESGHGVVDRVNDAPRIVVATPGAEPEAEGGYTAVVLLDGSLATSLPGLAGSEEALRRWFAAAWLARSARDGGRVVVAGGGTAAVVQALVRWDAEGFAHRELAERTELRFPPAARVVTATGSLDAVTDLLAELEPSPGAEVLGPFPVPAAPVRPGSGAGAGGGTGTAGASAATPPPGSLWGTDDGADGDDVVEPSRALLRSSLADGAALSRAVKEALGVRSAHKRRGPVRVVVDPRDL